From a single Pseudobutyrivibrio xylanivorans genomic region:
- a CDS encoding IS3 family transposase → MAIKYFYENKGWSINWMCKQLSVSRAAYYKWLHREIPIQEQENIELANLIKEYDARFNHILGYRRMTSWINHFNHTNYSKKRVHRIMKKLNVHSVIRKKKKKYISSTPQAVAENILQRDFYATAPNQKWATDVTEFKIPGEKKKLYLSAIIDLYDRYPVSYIISSRNDNRLVFKTFDKPTLQIVFYIIYVII, encoded by the coding sequence ATGGCAATTAAATACTTTTATGAAAACAAAGGCTGGAGTATTAACTGGATGTGTAAGCAGTTATCTGTTTCAAGAGCTGCTTATTATAAATGGTTGCATAGAGAAATACCTATTCAAGAACAGGAAAATATTGAACTAGCAAATCTTATTAAAGAGTATGATGCGCGTTTTAATCATATCTTAGGCTATCGAAGAATGACCTCTTGGATCAATCATTTTAATCACACGAATTATAGTAAAAAACGTGTTCACAGGATAATGAAGAAGTTAAATGTTCATTCTGTTATCAGAAAGAAAAAGAAAAAATATATATCTTCAACACCACAGGCTGTAGCTGAAAACATTCTTCAAAGAGATTTCTATGCAACTGCACCAAATCAAAAATGGGCAACAGATGTAACCGAATTTAAAATACCTGGTGAAAAGAAAAAACTATATTTAAGTGCCATTATCGATTTATATGATAGATATCCTGTTTCGTACATTATTAGTTCTAGAAATGATAATAGATTGGTATTTAAAACATTTGACAAACCGACTCTCCAAATTGTGTTTTATATTATTTATGTTATTATATGA
- a CDS encoding helix-turn-helix domain-containing protein — MSKYSTELKIAACRDYLEGNLSRQEIYDKYGINHGESSHYKMLERWVRKYLAFGENAFIQSSGNRCYSASEKLQIIEEYLEGQGSLEDIAIKHGIPSSSTLHHWILLYNANRELKDYNPMREVYMAEARRKTTIEERKEIVEYCLSHDRAYKDTASLYNVSYSQVYSWVRKYDATGEEGLSDKRGRHKTDDEVDELERLRRENKRLKRQLEENDMLVQLLKKVKEFEGM; from the coding sequence ATGTCTAAATATTCTACAGAATTAAAGATTGCCGCGTGTAGAGACTATCTCGAAGGAAATTTATCACGCCAAGAAATATATGATAAGTATGGCATTAATCATGGCGAAAGTAGTCATTATAAAATGCTCGAAAGATGGGTTCGTAAATATCTTGCATTTGGCGAAAATGCATTTATTCAATCTAGTGGTAATAGATGCTATTCTGCCTCGGAAAAACTACAAATAATTGAAGAGTATCTTGAAGGACAAGGGTCGCTAGAGGATATTGCCATTAAACATGGTATACCTTCGTCTTCAACTCTACATCATTGGATTTTATTATATAATGCTAATAGAGAACTCAAGGATTATAATCCTATGCGGGAGGTCTATATGGCAGAAGCAAGAAGAAAAACCACTATTGAAGAGCGCAAAGAAATCGTTGAATACTGTTTATCGCATGACAGAGCTTATAAAGACACGGCTAGCTTGTATAATGTCTCATATAGTCAAGTGTATTCATGGGTTAGAAAATATGATGCTACTGGTGAAGAAGGATTGTCTGATAAACGTGGTCGTCATAAAACTGATGATGAAGTAGATGAATTAGAACGTCTTCGAAGAGAAAACAAACGACTTAAGCGTCAGTTAGAAGAAAATGACATGTTGGTACAATTATTAAAAAAAGTGAAAGAATTCGAAGGGATGTGA
- a CDS encoding radical SAM protein gives MNKEFNIQEYMTRGVERVVSDAIKATLKNPKESAYMARFAMATKAASKKRAKLEAEGEHIPPFLIASITSSCNLHCAGCYSRCNNATNDTEPVHQLTDDEWLKIFDEADELGVSFILLAGGEPLLRKGVIESAGKKQNILFPIFTNGTFMTDKYFELFDKNRNLIPIMSIEGEKKATDNRRGDGVYDKLISNMDELQSRGLIYGASVTVTTENLNDVSSESFIGSLSDKGCKAVIFVEFVPVTDDSKHLAPGDDDREYLKNEIMRLRQEHPEMVFVSFPGDEKSSGGCIAAGRGFFHINSHGGAEPCPFSPYSDINVKDTSLREAMNSKLFKALQSEGVLMDDHDGGCVLYEKRKLVEEIFLA, from the coding sequence ATGAACAAGGAATTTAATATTCAGGAGTATATGACACGAGGTGTTGAAAGGGTAGTTTCAGATGCTATAAAAGCAACTCTTAAGAACCCTAAAGAAAGTGCTTACATGGCTAGATTTGCAATGGCTACAAAAGCTGCTTCGAAGAAAAGGGCAAAACTGGAAGCAGAGGGTGAGCATATTCCTCCATTTTTAATTGCTAGTATAACAAGCAGTTGTAATCTTCACTGTGCTGGTTGCTATTCCAGATGTAATAATGCGACTAATGATACTGAACCTGTTCATCAGCTTACAGACGATGAGTGGCTTAAGATTTTTGATGAAGCAGATGAGCTTGGTGTTAGCTTCATTCTTCTTGCAGGAGGTGAGCCACTTCTTAGAAAAGGTGTTATAGAGTCTGCTGGCAAGAAGCAGAATATACTTTTTCCGATTTTTACGAATGGAACCTTCATGACAGATAAGTATTTTGAGCTGTTTGATAAAAATAGGAATCTTATTCCAATAATGAGTATCGAGGGAGAGAAAAAAGCTACAGATAATAGACGCGGTGATGGTGTTTATGATAAGCTCATCTCAAATATGGATGAACTTCAAAGTCGCGGACTTATTTATGGAGCTTCAGTGACTGTGACAACGGAAAATCTTAATGATGTTTCATCTGAAAGCTTTATAGGTAGCCTGTCTGATAAGGGATGCAAGGCTGTTATATTTGTTGAGTTTGTTCCAGTGACTGATGATTCAAAACATCTTGCACCTGGTGATGATGATAGGGAATATCTTAAAAATGAGATTATGAGACTGAGACAGGAGCATCCTGAGATGGTATTTGTATCTTTCCCTGGAGATGAGAAGAGCTCAGGAGGATGCATTGCTGCAGGGCGCGGATTTTTCCATATCAACTCACATGGTGGCGCAGAACCATGTCCATTTTCACCATATTCGGATATCAATGTAAAGGATACTTCTCTTAGGGAAGCTATGAACTCAAAACTATTCAAAGCGTTGCAGTCAGAAGGAGTGCTTATGGATGACCATGATGGTGGATGCGTTTTGTATGAAAAGAGAAAACTAGTTGAAGAAATATTTTTAGCATAA
- a CDS encoding flavin reductase, with product MEFNTNIFDQYDKKWALLTAGDKSNFNTMTISWGGLGTIWNKPVATVYVRTSRYTHEFMDNNEYFTVSFYPEEYKKTLGVLGSKSGRDMDKMNESGLNPKEVEHGMTFAEAEVTLVCRKLMCQPLEPSNMNPDIAEQFYGKEAQHDMYIGEVVGII from the coding sequence ATGGAATTTAACACTAATATTTTTGACCAATATGATAAGAAGTGGGCTTTGCTTACCGCAGGTGATAAAAGCAACTTTAACACTATGACAATTAGCTGGGGCGGTCTTGGAACCATTTGGAACAAGCCGGTAGCTACAGTTTATGTAAGAACATCTCGCTATACACACGAATTCATGGATAATAATGAATACTTCACAGTAAGTTTCTATCCAGAAGAATATAAGAAAACATTAGGTGTTCTTGGCTCTAAGTCAGGTCGTGATATGGATAAGATGAATGAATCAGGTCTTAATCCTAAAGAAGTTGAGCATGGTATGACTTTTGCTGAAGCAGAGGTGACTCTTGTTTGTAGAAAGCTTATGTGCCAGCCACTTGAGCCTTCAAATATGAATCCAGATATTGCAGAGCAGTTCTATGGAAAAGAAGCACAGCATGATATGTATATTGGTGAAGTAGTAGGGATAATATAG
- a CDS encoding HAD domain-containing protein, giving the protein MSNVIFLDVDGVLNSKFWDNEHQREISEGKYVDVDSVKLFSKLVKKTDAKVILHSGWRFWFDDKMKPNRAEARFFTDVLEKEGILISGVTPDLTTEEIRKAKKFSLVKADEILQWLKDNPTDNWLVIDDLDLHNSEITSHQVKTDAEVGLTENDVEKALDLLLGNVGCK; this is encoded by the coding sequence ATGAGCAATGTTATTTTCCTTGATGTAGATGGGGTTTTGAATTCAAAGTTTTGGGATAATGAGCATCAGCGTGAAATAAGTGAGGGGAAATACGTGGATGTAGACTCGGTTAAGCTATTTTCAAAGCTTGTTAAAAAGACTGATGCAAAGGTCATTCTCCATTCTGGGTGGAGATTTTGGTTCGATGATAAAATGAAACCTAATAGGGCGGAAGCAAGATTCTTTACAGATGTCTTGGAGAAAGAAGGGATATTAATATCTGGAGTAACTCCAGATTTAACTACAGAAGAAATTCGAAAAGCTAAGAAATTCAGTCTTGTTAAGGCTGACGAAATTCTTCAGTGGCTTAAAGATAATCCCACTGATAATTGGTTGGTTATTGATGACCTAGATCTCCATAATAGTGAGATTACAAGCCATCAGGTTAAGACAGACGCAGAGGTTGGCCTTACAGAAAATGATGTTGAGAAAGCACTGGATCTACTTTTAGGGAATGTTGGGTGTAAGTAG
- a CDS encoding DUF2127 domain-containing protein translates to MKKYKVAAVIMIIHGGFMELGGVLCMIPALLLGADQFDIGQYFEFKLPYFQDNLYMMMVMGALYGVIRLIGAIGLLKNRMWGLVLSVIISTITITLMMFLLPAGIMDGILSGSTLILMLMQFYGDKKIVE, encoded by the coding sequence ATGAAAAAGTATAAGGTAGCTGCAGTTATAATGATAATACATGGTGGCTTTATGGAACTTGGTGGAGTTCTATGTATGATACCAGCTTTGTTATTAGGAGCTGATCAGTTTGATATTGGCCAGTATTTTGAATTTAAGCTTCCATATTTTCAAGATAATCTTTATATGATGATGGTTATGGGGGCATTATATGGAGTCATTAGATTAATTGGAGCAATAGGTCTGCTTAAAAATCGAATGTGGGGGTTAGTTTTATCAGTAATAATTTCCACAATTACTATTACATTAATGATGTTTTTATTACCAGCAGGTATTATGGATGGAATCCTTTCAGGAAGTACCTTGATTTTAATGTTAATGCAATTTTATGGAGATAAAAAAATAGTGGAATAA
- a CDS encoding glycoside hydrolase family 3 protein codes for MKKRIVALLFVATMLLTSCGNASQTNTTQQESAEKTDTSALDKYKDMSAEEIVASLTLEQKAAQMVQGAFYNVDYDDMKEHDYGSVLSKFEDLPNPTAEEWYEIVSQYQSSALSSEAGIPYIYGQDSVHGVNFAYGSVIFPQNINIGAANDPELTKEYGALVGSDIVHTGMLLNFSPCVDAAQDPRWGRTYECFSDDNEIIKNLSTAYAEGLLSEGVVVCAKHFFGGGYTAYGTGEYSGNTERLIDRGDADMSQEEIDAQLSVYESLVNAGVQSIMVSHSSLMGTKMHENEKYLSYLKNELGFEGFILSDWDSCIMCYLPGSEGGYAVADVLTGEASTSGTLPMPYYSSVDEIGTGKCWHEAGWSAK; via the coding sequence ATGAAAAAGAGAATTGTTGCATTACTATTTGTGGCAACCATGCTACTGACATCTTGTGGTAATGCTTCACAGACAAACACTACGCAGCAGGAATCAGCAGAAAAAACAGACACAAGCGCCCTTGATAAATACAAGGATATGTCCGCAGAAGAGATAGTGGCATCACTTACACTGGAGCAGAAGGCTGCTCAGATGGTACAGGGGGCTTTTTACAATGTTGATTACGACGACATGAAAGAACATGACTATGGTTCAGTTCTTTCAAAGTTCGAGGATCTTCCTAATCCTACAGCAGAAGAATGGTATGAAATCGTCAGCCAGTATCAGAGCAGTGCACTTTCTTCTGAGGCAGGGATTCCATATATCTATGGGCAGGATAGCGTCCATGGAGTGAACTTCGCATACGGTTCTGTAATCTTTCCACAGAATATTAATATTGGCGCAGCAAATGACCCAGAGCTCACCAAAGAGTATGGAGCACTTGTTGGCTCAGATATTGTGCACACAGGCATGCTTTTGAATTTTTCACCATGCGTGGATGCAGCTCAAGACCCTAGATGGGGCAGGACTTATGAGTGCTTTTCTGATGACAACGAGATTATCAAGAATCTTTCCACAGCCTATGCGGAAGGACTGTTGTCTGAGGGCGTGGTGGTATGTGCCAAGCATTTCTTCGGTGGTGGATATACAGCCTATGGAACAGGAGAGTATTCAGGTAACACAGAAAGATTAATCGACCGCGGGGATGCAGATATGTCCCAGGAGGAGATAGATGCACAGCTATCAGTTTATGAAAGTCTCGTAAATGCTGGCGTGCAGTCCATTATGGTTTCTCACTCATCTCTTATGGGCACAAAGATGCATGAAAATGAAAAATACCTTAGCTATCTAAAAAATGAGTTGGGATTCGAAGGCTTCATTCTTTCTGACTGGGATTCGTGTATTATGTGCTACCTCCCAGGTTCGGAAGGTGGTTACGCAGTGGCAGATGTGCTAACTGGGGAAGCTAGCACATCAGGAACACTTCCGATGCCATATTACTCATCTGTTGATGAGATTGGAACTGGAAAATGCTGGCACGAAGCTGGCTGGAGTGCGAAGTAA
- a CDS encoding VOC family protein, producing the protein MKIEHIAMYVNNLEAARDFFVKYLGGKSNDGYHNKNTDFRSYFISFEDGARLEIMNKPDMVDMDKQLNRTGLIHIAFSVGSKEKVDELTNILKEDGFEVVSGPRTTGDGYYESCIVGIEGNQIEITV; encoded by the coding sequence ATGAAAATAGAACACATAGCAATGTACGTAAATAATCTTGAGGCTGCCAGAGATTTCTTCGTCAAATATCTAGGTGGAAAATCTAATGATGGCTACCACAATAAGAATACAGATTTCCGTTCTTATTTTATTTCTTTTGAGGATGGTGCAAGGCTTGAAATAATGAATAAGCCAGATATGGTTGATATGGATAAGCAATTAAATAGAACTGGGCTGATTCATATCGCATTTTCGGTTGGAAGTAAAGAAAAGGTGGATGAGCTGACAAACATATTAAAAGAAGATGGCTTCGAAGTTGTCAGCGGACCTCGCACTACCGGCGATGGATATTATGAAAGCTGTATTGTGGGAATTGAGGGAAATCAAATCGAAATAACAGTTTAA
- a CDS encoding alpha/beta hydrolase, whose product MALIQVNYLSKALFREVPVNVILPVDRFDADTNRYLNGKDRKYKTLYLLHGLLGNYTDWISQTRIQKWAEEKNLAVVMPSGDNAFYFNSRTPWNDYGTFIGEELVEVTRRMFPLSDKREDTFIAGLSMGGFGALRNGIVYSKNFSHVAGLSSAVHIFEDTSEEANIGLFDNIEEASKTNKNPWVAVEEMLSEKRPIPMFYMACGTKDDLMPANISFARVKFLSEN is encoded by the coding sequence ATGGCGTTAATACAAGTAAACTACTTATCAAAAGCTTTATTCAGAGAGGTGCCTGTGAATGTGATACTTCCGGTGGATCGTTTTGATGCAGACACTAATAGATATCTAAATGGAAAAGATCGTAAGTACAAAACACTTTATCTCCTGCATGGTCTTTTAGGAAATTATACTGATTGGATTAGTCAGACCAGAATCCAAAAGTGGGCAGAAGAAAAGAATCTGGCGGTAGTAATGCCATCTGGTGATAATGCTTTTTATTTCAATTCCAGAACACCTTGGAATGATTATGGAACATTCATCGGAGAAGAATTGGTGGAAGTAACCAGAAGAATGTTTCCGCTCTCGGATAAGCGTGAGGATACCTTTATTGCAGGTCTTTCTATGGGAGGATTTGGTGCACTTCGAAATGGTATCGTATATTCGAAGAATTTTAGTCATGTTGCAGGATTATCTTCGGCAGTGCATATTTTCGAGGATACCTCAGAGGAAGCAAATATTGGACTGTTTGATAACATAGAAGAAGCTTCAAAGACCAACAAGAACCCTTGGGTGGCTGTAGAAGAAATGCTTTCTGAAAAGCGTCCTATTCCAATGTTTTACATGGCATGTGGAACAAAGGATGACTTAATGCCTGCAAATATTTCTTTCGCTAGAGTAAAATTTTTATCGGAAAATTAA
- a CDS encoding ISLre2 family transposase: MEEIIKYFADVFITNLYDAKIDFYKNPQSLAELVIATKKETDELGRLFIQSVLQEMDTLLKELPKRKRLWNVEHKADARQVLTTLGRVTFTRALYVSKNTNSDEKEELCYLLDKLIGLGDNQQMTEDVMANIYSEAVQTSYRKAGEVASIPEGVTKTTVKNLLHKTKFPKNFQIPEIKKEVDYLYIDADEDHYHLQFKDVRGDLEYNDYGRKLNGSINRIIYVFEGIEPEAPRSKRNRLVGTHYFCRGDEQDNKELWKEVFDYVEATYDVEKIKKIYINADGGAWIKTGYRGLANVTFVLDEFHISEHVSRMISHMKDSKDDVRIEIYKTIRSKTNADFLKLVDRLKEYTSSENILAKISASADYISSNWMAAKYRLRKHEGVLACSAEGHVYHVLSSRMSTQAMGWSKHGANQMARLREYYYNDEDMLELAKFQKEELPMAAGAKEVILTANDVLASEKNKRSQLLREYGKYSEAIHSSMSVQNSKQLLFMLNGKL; this comes from the coding sequence ATGGAAGAAATTATAAAGTATTTCGCAGATGTTTTCATCACAAATTTATATGATGCTAAGATTGATTTTTATAAGAATCCACAATCGTTAGCTGAACTGGTCATTGCAACTAAGAAGGAAACAGATGAGTTGGGACGATTGTTCATTCAGTCTGTGCTGCAGGAAATGGATACACTTTTAAAGGAATTACCTAAGAGAAAACGCTTATGGAATGTAGAGCATAAGGCAGATGCCAGACAGGTTCTTACAACTCTTGGAAGAGTTACTTTTACAAGAGCACTATACGTTTCAAAGAACACTAATTCAGATGAGAAGGAAGAATTATGCTATCTGTTAGATAAGTTGATTGGTCTAGGCGATAATCAGCAGATGACAGAAGACGTTATGGCGAACATTTATAGTGAAGCTGTTCAGACTTCATATCGGAAGGCTGGTGAGGTAGCATCTATTCCTGAAGGGGTTACTAAAACAACTGTAAAAAATCTGCTTCATAAAACAAAATTCCCAAAGAATTTCCAGATTCCCGAAATTAAAAAGGAAGTGGATTATTTATATATAGATGCAGATGAGGATCACTATCATCTCCAGTTTAAGGATGTGCGTGGTGATTTGGAGTACAACGATTATGGCAGAAAGCTAAATGGTTCTATTAATAGGATTATCTACGTATTTGAAGGAATAGAGCCCGAAGCACCCAGAAGTAAACGAAATAGACTTGTTGGAACACACTATTTTTGTCGTGGAGATGAACAGGACAATAAAGAGTTATGGAAGGAAGTTTTTGATTATGTAGAGGCAACATATGATGTAGAAAAAATAAAGAAAATATATATAAATGCTGACGGAGGAGCATGGATAAAAACTGGATATAGAGGTTTAGCCAATGTAACATTTGTATTAGATGAATTTCATATATCAGAGCATGTTTCTAGAATGATTTCACACATGAAGGATTCTAAAGATGATGTAAGGATTGAAATATATAAAACGATAAGAAGCAAAACAAATGCTGATTTTCTAAAACTGGTTGATAGATTAAAAGAATACACTTCCTCAGAAAATATACTTGCAAAAATATCGGCATCAGCTGATTACATAAGTTCAAATTGGATGGCAGCTAAATATCGCTTAAGAAAACATGAAGGAGTGTTGGCTTGTTCGGCAGAAGGGCATGTATATCATGTGTTATCTAGTAGAATGAGTACGCAAGCGATGGGTTGGAGTAAACATGGAGCAAATCAGATGGCTCGTCTGCGTGAGTATTATTATAACGATGAAGACATGCTTGAACTTGCAAAATTCCAAAAAGAAGAACTGCCGATGGCAGCGGGGGCAAAAGAAGTTATATTGACTGCTAATGATGTCCTGGCATCAGAAAAAAACAAGAGAAGTCAGCTATTGCGAGAATACGGTAAATATTCAGAGGCAATTCATTCAAGCATGAGTGTTCAAAATAGTAAGCAGCTATTGTTTATGTTGAATGGAAAGCTGTAA
- a CDS encoding IS3 family transposase, with product MYTEVSAKVEASKVTGHRVSTSGMLKFLGVSRSGYRSFLNRKVSTTKQRKDSIKKKIQKIYDDSKQNYGAPKIAKKLRDSGETISTRTVGLYMREMGIKAQWVKPWTTTTRDSDFSKELHNILDEQFNPDRPNAVWCTDITYIWTQNGFVYLNCVMDLFARKIIAWTLAETMEVSTVIETIEKAKARRNTDLPLIIHSDRGSQYVSKAWQEATKKMQRSYSHSGYPYDNACIESFHSLIKREWLNRFNITDYRHAYMLVFEYIEAFYNTVRIHSHCDYLSPDEYEKLYERVKSLSVA from the coding sequence ATCTATACAGAAGTTTCTGCAAAGGTAGAGGCATCTAAAGTTACAGGACACCGTGTTTCTACTTCTGGAATGCTGAAATTTTTAGGTGTGTCTCGCTCTGGATATCGTTCTTTTCTTAATCGTAAAGTTTCAACTACAAAACAACGAAAAGATTCGATAAAAAAGAAAATCCAGAAGATTTATGATGATTCTAAACAGAACTACGGAGCCCCTAAAATAGCTAAGAAACTTCGTGATTCTGGCGAAACCATATCTACCCGCACTGTAGGTTTATACATGCGCGAAATGGGCATTAAAGCCCAGTGGGTGAAGCCTTGGACTACTACAACCAGAGACTCTGATTTTAGTAAAGAGCTTCACAACATACTTGATGAACAATTCAATCCAGACCGCCCAAACGCTGTTTGGTGCACTGATATTACATATATTTGGACTCAGAACGGATTCGTATATCTGAACTGTGTCATGGACTTATTTGCCAGGAAAATCATTGCCTGGACTCTTGCAGAAACCATGGAGGTTTCTACAGTCATTGAAACTATTGAAAAAGCTAAGGCTAGACGCAATACCGATTTACCTTTAATTATCCACTCTGACCGTGGTAGTCAGTATGTTTCAAAGGCCTGGCAAGAAGCTACGAAAAAGATGCAGCGCAGCTACTCGCATAGCGGCTATCCTTATGACAACGCCTGCATCGAATCCTTCCATTCTTTAATCAAAAGAGAATGGCTTAATAGATTTAACATCACCGATTACAGGCATGCTTATATGCTTGTATTTGAATATATAGAAGCATTCTATAACACCGTCAGGATTCATAGTCACTGCGACTACTTGTCTCCTGATGAATATGAAAAATTGTATGAAAGGGTGAAGTCTCTGTCAGTTGCTTAA
- a CDS encoding transposase has translation MSRQRKQHSKQFKLDAINYRREHPDLTQAECAKNLGIGVSTLARWEAQYRDHDGDIPVRGSGNYESDEAKEIARLKRELRDAQDALDVLKKAISILGKD, from the coding sequence ATGTCACGTCAAAGAAAACAACACAGCAAGCAATTCAAGTTGGATGCTATCAACTATCGTAGAGAACATCCTGATTTAACCCAAGCTGAATGCGCCAAGAATCTAGGAATAGGTGTTAGCACCTTAGCTCGCTGGGAAGCCCAGTATAGAGACCATGACGGTGATATTCCCGTCAGAGGATCTGGCAATTATGAATCAGACGAAGCTAAAGAAATTGCTCGTCTCAAACGAGAGTTGCGTGATGCTCAGGATGCACTTGATGTGTTAAAAAAAGCCATCAGCATTCTGGGGAAAGACTAA
- a CDS encoding putative quinol monooxygenase, which produces MLTLIRSGTVDAIRNESGNLRYEYYIALDDPETVLLIDSWKNQESIDIHHASPMMGKIMELREKYDLHMTVERYVSDDTMPDRDESFIRK; this is translated from the coding sequence ATGCTAACACTAATTAGAAGTGGAACTGTTGATGCCATTAGAAATGAAAGTGGAAATCTCCGCTATGAATATTACATTGCTTTGGATGATCCAGAGACTGTTCTTTTGATTGATAGTTGGAAGAATCAGGAATCAATAGACATTCATCACGCATCTCCTATGATGGGCAAGATAATGGAGCTCAGAGAAAAATACGACCTTCACATGACAGTGGAGAGATATGTTTCGGATGATACTATGCCTGATAGAGATGAGTCATTTATAAGAAAATAA
- a CDS encoding zinc dependent phospholipase C family protein, whose translation MASWMVHLRIADELLNRIDDLDETAFVLGNIAPDSGVPNEDWSVFTPPTNVTHFKTKPEERTFIDIDKFITEYFSSEAINGYTQKEYSFFLGYYTHLLTDIEWSKMVREEGVTEENAAKEGMSYQDFIWKNKEDWYDLDFRYLADNPEFRTFRIYENADDITNVYMDIFAKDAFENRREYICGYYRSDDHGDLYRDYKYLSKERYDSFVDEAVDIIKKLI comes from the coding sequence ATGGCATCATGGATGGTACACCTTAGGATAGCAGATGAACTGTTGAACAGAATTGATGATTTGGATGAGACTGCTTTTGTATTGGGAAATATTGCGCCGGACAGTGGTGTTCCAAATGAGGATTGGTCGGTATTTACACCACCTACAAATGTAACTCATTTCAAGACAAAGCCAGAGGAGAGAACCTTTATTGACATAGATAAATTTATTACAGAATATTTCTCGTCAGAGGCAATAAATGGTTATACCCAAAAGGAATATTCATTTTTCCTTGGCTACTATACTCATCTTTTGACTGATATTGAGTGGTCAAAAATGGTTAGGGAAGAGGGAGTAACTGAAGAGAACGCTGCAAAGGAAGGCATGTCTTATCAGGATTTCATCTGGAAAAATAAGGAAGACTGGTATGATCTTGATTTCCGTTATTTGGCGGACAATCCAGAGTTTAGAACATTTCGTATATACGAAAATGCAGATGATATAACAAATGTTTATATGGATATATTTGCAAAGGATGCTTTTGAAAATAGACGTGAATATATATGCGGCTACTATCGTAGTGATGACCATGGTGACCTTTATAGAGACTACAAATATCTCTCAAAAGAAAGATATGACAGTTTTGTAGATGAAGCAGTTGATATTATCAAGAAGTTAATTTAA
- a CDS encoding class I SAM-dependent methyltransferase, which produces MNNTYKEALEFWNNAFEMDDDAKNEYKQEYDPVDGWKELCTSAKLQKVIIEQLADQNRVLDYGCGEGWAGITINKSGCKDVTCVDVGENAIELCKCFMNHFNIEKGLRAECVSTDWLKNEPAESYDGIFCSNVVDVLPADVALDIIKNFARITTKDAKLVISMNFYAEPVSKPEKKIEFKNENEMYVNGILRMISRTDEEWSEIFSQFFNVEEITYFAWDGEDEETRRIFVMSKK; this is translated from the coding sequence ATGAATAACACTTACAAAGAAGCACTAGAATTTTGGAATAATGCATTTGAAATGGATGATGATGCAAAGAATGAATATAAGCAGGAGTATGATCCTGTGGATGGTTGGAAAGAATTATGTACATCAGCTAAACTGCAAAAAGTTATTATTGAGCAGCTTGCGGATCAGAATAGAGTTTTGGATTATGGATGTGGCGAAGGCTGGGCTGGAATAACTATAAATAAGTCAGGCTGTAAGGATGTAACCTGTGTTGATGTTGGTGAAAATGCAATTGAGCTTTGCAAATGCTTTATGAATCATTTCAACATAGAAAAAGGCCTTAGAGCAGAATGTGTTTCAACTGACTGGCTAAAGAATGAACCTGCAGAATCATATGATGGCATCTTTTGCAGTAATGTTGTAGATGTTTTGCCAGCTGATGTAGCTTTGGATATCATAAAGAATTTTGCAAGAATAACTACCAAGGATGCCAAGCTTGTTATTTCTATGAATTTTTATGCTGAGCCTGTCAGTAAGCCGGAGAAAAAAATAGAATTCAAAAATGAGAATGAAATGTATGTAAATGGAATTCTCAGAATGATTTCAAGAACAGATGAGGAATGGTCGGAGATTTTTAGCCAGTTCTTTAATGTTGAAGAAATAACATATTTCGCCTGGGATGGGGAAGACGAGGAGACTCGAAGAATTTTTGTTATGAGTAAGAAATAG